The candidate division TA06 bacterium region GACTGGCACAGGGGCCGGTGCACGCACAACAGGGAATCACATTTGGGGCAGGCCCATTTGATCTTTTCGTTTTGCAGGAAAGCCTTGACCCCGGCCTTTTCTATGGCCTGCAGGTTCTCTATCATGCTCATCCCGTATTTGGTCCGGTAGCGCTTGTCTAAGTGCTTTAGCCGGGGGCAGGGGAACTTGGCGCATGAGAAGCAGAACCGTTTGCCGGAAAGACGCTCCGGGCAAAGCTTGATCCGGCAGGCCGCCCGGCCCTTGGTCAGGTTTCCTACCGGGGCATTGCAGCCCGGGCAGTGGTTCTTTTCCCGCTGGTAACCCAGGCAGAGCAGGCAGTTCATCCCGCAGGGAGCGATGAAGAGTTCTTGGCGCATAATCTGACCTCACCCCTGCCCCTCTCCAAAGGCATTTGGAGAGGGAGATTGTAATCCAGTAATTATTTTCGCGATATTTCGTGTATTTAGCGGGCGGATTTCTTTTTCTCCTTAATACTCTCCACCGCCTGCTGGACCTCATCCAGGCTTTCTATCGGCAGGGAGTTGATGGTCTGGGCCAGCTTGATCATCTTTTCCTCTTCGCGTTTGAGGGGGTATAACGGATGCTCGGGGTTGGCCTTGTTCTTGGCGCTTGGGGTCCATTCCAGCAGGTCGTTGGGGGTGCAGTTGAGGATGATGCAGAGCCGTTCCAGGCGGGGCAGGTCCAGCCGGATGAAGCGGGAGTGGGCGATCTTGGTGGCGTAGTTGGGGGAAAGGCCCTGCTCTATAAGATAGGGGACGGGTTTGACGATGCCCCGGGCGGCGAAGATCTTGGCGAAATTGAAGGATAGCATGGTAACTGATCCTTGAAAACTGTTAATTGTTCATTGATAATTGTAAATTATGGCATGAAAAACGGCAAAAATCAATGAATAAATGGAATATTTCACATGAGATATGAGATATCTCCCTTGATATATGGAATAATTCCCTCGCTATATTGTTGCTTACACATGATATATGAATAAACTCCCTTGCTTTATGAGAGAATTCCCTTGATATATTAAATATCTCCCATGATATACTAAATAACTCCCTCGCTATGTGGAATAACTCCCTTGAAATATGGAATGTTTCGCTTGATTATTGATATTATAAAGGAATTATCTGCGAGCTCGCTGGGTAAGTCAATTTCTAAGATAATGTTCAATGAATGAATAAACCATTGACACCTTTTTTTGATAAACAAATAACGTCTTTGAACTTGGTTGTATTAATGTATGGGTGTTTAATGTATAAATTATCTTCAGTCTCGTGTATGAGTGTTACATTATTTATTGTGTATTTATCCGTATCTTTGGTAAAAACGAAACCCATCGATTTTGCAGTACTTACATATTGGTCTGCAATGTAAATATCGATATGCCTAATTTCACCACCGCCAAAAACTGAGTTTGTGTATGGGTAAACTAAGAAGCTATAGTAAAATAAAGAAACGATGAACGTGAATATGAAAATTATACTGATAAAACTCATAGCTGAACGGTCTTTGCGTTCTAAGAATAAATAAACTACAAGTAAATATAAACCAAATATTATTAAACCATATTGTTTTACATATATAGACCATCCGCCAAAAATAAAATTTAAAATGTTAATATATTTAATTTGAGGTTTCCAAAATATTTCTAGCATAATCATGCTAAGCGTGATAAAAACAAATAATGTAGCAGATACAGCATAAAAAAAACGTTTAATTGTAGGTTTGTTTTTAAATAAATGATATATCGGGAATATGATTAAAGCAGGTGCAATTATATAAAGTAAAAATGAGGCACCAGTCAATATGTGTTTCAAACGTATAAAAGAAAAATCAGTAATCCCGTAATTAGAGAGATAAAAACAGGAGATGACATAGCCTATCAAAAAACAAAATCCAATGAATGCTAAAGATAGTTTTGTAATTTTTTCAAGTTTATTGAAAATATCATTCATAAATGTACTCCTAAAAAATGAATTAGTGCAAGCCACAGCTTAGGTGCGCTTTTTATAACTGTTACTACACCAGTTTCTCCCCGCCGCACTTCTCAGAGATACCGTAAATGGTATCTCTACAAATCACCAAGGCTTCTGTGAAGCCTGAAATAGGCCGCCGCAGCGGTCTTGATGGATAGTAGCGATAGTCTTCAGGCTATCGCTATGAATGTATGTAAACATTAGGAGGTTAGACACATTTGGACCTTCGTCTTTTTATCTCTATAGCGATTTGTTCCCATGATGCGTATGCATTACGACGATTACATCCCGGAGGTGCTGCTGCCACTGCACTCCGGAAATTGAAATAGCCTGTAGTCTTCAGTCTATTTTGAGCTTTGTTTCCAAGAGCCACAACAAGTGCATTTGGTAAAAGTGCTAGTTGTGGCATTAAGTAGTTTTTAATGCACTCACGAGATGCGGAAGACGAAATACCACCGCATTCAATCTTCGCGGAACAGAGTACAGAGTCTGTGAGCCAGGTTTTTCGCATCTGATGGTCAAAATCGAGATCGCGCCAGCACATGTCAAGAATGGTTCGGACGTTTTGATGAAACTGATCTTTACCCTGTTTAAAACACTTGGTCGCATACTCATAAGCCGTATTCATGTCCGAATGAATTTCTTGCTCATGCGGATTACCGGGCTCTGCAAAAACAAGAATGAGTTCAATTTCATCGAGTTCTCCCCCGGCACCTGCGAATCCCCGTGGAACGTGGCCATTCTCTGGCTGCCAGCGCATTTCAGTACAGGAGTTTTGAAAACCTGTACATGGTTTGTAAGCTGGAGCCAGTATCTGCAAAATCGAAGGATTTAGGTGCATAGGCACGGCCTAATATATGTTATGTTGCATTTATGCGGCAATAAATCTTTTTGAGATAACACGAAAATAATATTTCGCGTTTTTTCGCGTTTTTCGTGGGCAGGGTAGCCTATCCCAGTTTCCCCCCGCACCCCCGGCCTATTGCTCCAAAAACTCAATCACCTTCTTATCAAACACCTCCGTCTGCGAGATCGGCAGGTCGTGGCTGGCATTGGGTATTATCTCCGTTCTTATCTGAGGCGCCACCGCATTCAAACGCTTCACGGCCTCGGCGGCGGGATATATCTTCTCGTGCTGGCCCACCAAGAACAAAGCCGGCACCTTGATCTCCCGCAATTCCCCGTCGGTCAAAACATCGGGTGGGACCAGCATCCTCATCTTATAGCATTTCAGGCTCATCGTGGCGTCGGTTATAAGCATGTCTGTTATCCGGCGGCTTTCTGCATCCTGCCGCTTGGCCAGGTCCTCGAACAGCCAGTTCACCAGGAACCTTCGCATGAAATAGGGATGAGGCAGGGCCGAGATGATCCCGCGCCAGGCCCATTCCCCGGGCAGTGCTATAATGGTGGAGGGAGGGGCGACCAGCACTAATTTTCTCAGCCGTTCCGGGTGGCGCAGGGCGTAACGGCTGGAAAGCCAGCCCCCGAAGGAATAACCCATCAAATTGACGCTGTCGCCCAGGGCCAGGCCGGTGAACAGCTCGTCCATCCAGCCGGTGAAATCGTCCGCGCGCTTGAAGGGTTTGGTGTTTATGCTGCGTCCGACGTCGTAAATGTTGTCCACCGCATAGACCCGGAAATGTTCCGACAGTCCTTTGACATTGGCGAACCAGATCAGCGAGGAGGCGTTGGCCGAAGGCAGCAGCACCAGGGCCGGGGCGTTGGGCGGCCCGCTTACCCGGACGAAGGTTTTGCCGTAGGAGGTCTCCACGTATCTTTCTTCGGAATCCACCGGCCATTGCCTGGCCCGTTGGTCGTAGTATTCCAGATACTTTTCCCGGGCCTGGGCGGACTTGAAGGGGTAGTAGGCCGGAAGCTTTGACATATCCGGATCTTTGAACAGCGAATTGACGAAAAGGGCCGCCGAGCCGATCAAGAGCAGCAGACAAGCCGCCAGGATCAGCAGGATCGTTTTAAGCAGGGAGCGTTTTTTGGGCGGTGTTTGTGCCGGCATATGTTTTGTATTTTTCTCCGTATTGTAGTGATAGTCTTCCACCTACGCTGAAGCTTCGGCGGATAAATCAGGCTATCGCTATGAATGTATGTAAATATTAGTTGGATTGCTTCATCAGTCCGGCAGGGATGTCAACTCGCAATGACCGTTACAAGTATGGTCCGCGATTTGAAACCCTTTGTGTCTTGGTGTCTTTGTGGCAAAGTAGACTAACTAAGTTTCTCCCCGCACTCCGGGCAGAACTTGCTCCCCGCCGCTATCGGCTTACCGCATTTGGGGCAGGGTGCCATCGCCGGAGCCGCCGCCACGGCCAGCGTTCCCCCGCAGTTACTGCAGAACTTGGCCCCGGCCATATTCGGGGTCTGGCACTTGGGGCAGGGAGCGGCTTGGCCGGAAGCCATGGCCTGCTGCAGCATTCCCGGCAGCATCATTCCCATCCCCAAACCCGCGCCCAGGCCCATGCCGGCCCCGGCGTTGCCGCTTTCGTTCTTGGCCGCGTCGCCCATGGCGTTGGCCGCCTTGTATTTCAGGTAGGTGTTCATATCGCCCAGGGCCGCAATGCCGGTGCGCTCGTCTATCTTGGCCGACACTTCCTCCGGCGGGGTGATGGCGTTGATGTAAACATCCACCGCTTCCAGACCGTACTTGCCGAAATCCTCCTGCAGTCTGGCTTTCAAGCCCGTGCCCAGTTCGTCATAATGCTGGGCCACCTGGAAGATGGACTTGTAGGTGTCGCCCAAAAAGTCGGTCAGCCGGGAGACCACGATGGTCTTTAGAAAATTGTCTATCTGCTCGGTGGTATAAAGCCCCTGGGTGCCCACCAGCTTGTTGACGAACAGCTGGGGATCCTTGATCCGGACCGAGTAGATGCCGTGGGAGCGCAGGCGGATCATCTTCAGTTCCTCGTCGGCGAAGGGGATGGGCTCGGCCGTGCCCCACTTGAGGTCGGTGAAGACTTTTGTGCTGACGAAACAGACCTCCACCCTAAAGGGGCTTTTGCCGTCGAAGACGGTCTTGATCACATTGATCAAAAGCGGGATGTTCATTGTTGTCAATGTATGCCGGCCGGGGCCGAACACGTCCAGGGCCTTGCCGTCCCTGAAGAACACCGCCTGCTGGCTTTCCCGCACCACTAGCTGGGAGCCGATCTTCGTTTCGCCCGAGCCGTCCTCGGGGACCCGGTGAACCATCTGGTTGCCGGTGTTATCCAAAAATTCTATGACTTCCATTATCTTGGCCATCTTCTGACTCCTTAACAAGGTTCTAAATGTTGTAAATGATGTAAATGGGTAAAGGGATAAATGACTATACTGCTTTGGTCTCCGAGATCGCCTCGTGACGGGCGTTGAGCGTGGCATCAAAGTCCTGGAGGTCTGAAAGAAGGGAGGACAGGGCGGCCTGGTCGGGCGTCAGATTGTTGACCTTGTTCCGGATGGCGGTGATGGCCACGGCCAGGTCCTGGTCAAACTGGTAGAGGGCGTCCAGCTGGGGCTCCATGATCTTCTGGCTGTCAAAGAACCCGGCGTAGCCGTAGTCGGCCAGCTTCAGGCGGTCTATCACCTTCTCCAAAAGTTTGGTGACGGAGGCGGAGGTATTGAGCAGGTCCAGCGTCTCGGGTTTTTGGCTCAGCCCGCTGACGAAAGAGTCAAAGGCCGTCTTGCTTTCCTCCAGCTTTCCGGCCAGGTGCATCCGTAAAAGCTTGTCGGTGTTGCGGCGGGATTCCTTGTCGGCGTAGCCGGTGTAACCGGGCACCCATCGGATCATCTTCTCGATGAAACTGCGGATCTTGTCGCTGGCGTCGGGCATGACTATCTCCTTAAATAAAAGTAGTAGAGTAGGTCGGGTAGTAAAGTAGGACGTGAAAATTGTTTTGTGGCTTTTGTGCTTTTTGTGGTAAATTAGCCCCCGGGTGCTAAACATAAAAATTATCATATTTACACCGCATTGTCAATTGAAATCGGACGGTATTTTCCGCCCTTCGATAGTTAAGGCAGAAAGCCATCCTCGGGGTTGTGTTTTTTGCGGTGAGGGGTCTATTTTTGGTATTGACAAAAACTGCGGAAAGCTTTAAGATACATATGGTTTTGGCAAGTAACGGGAACTCATCCCCAAACCCCTTCTCTTACCAAGAGAAGGGGAACAAGGGGTTGAGTTCATACTCTGAAAACAATAAACCATATCCTGGCAAACATATCACAAACGAACCCATGCCCACCATTCAAATACGGCTCAATGAGATCGGGGACGCCCGGCGTTTTTACGAGATACTGAGCAACCCCAATTTCACCTATTTCAGCGCCAATCCAAAATCCGTGGAGGACGAGGAGAACTGGCTGCGGGCCAGCATCAAAGACATGGCCAACGGCCTGCAGTATAGCTACTCCATCCTGTGCGACGGCGAGGTCTGCGGGGGAGTTGGGGTCCGGATCAACGGCACCAGGAAGCACATCGGCGAGATCGGGTATTTCATCGAGGAAAAGCGCTGGGGACAGGGCATCGCCACCGAGGCGGTGCGGCTGTTGGAGCAGAAGTGTTTCCATGAGCTTAAGCTCAGCCGGATAGAGATCCTGATGCAGCCGGAGAACGCCGCCAGCGAAAAGGTGGCGCTTAAGGCCGGGTATGTCAAAGAGGGACTGATGAAAAAGGTGGTGGAGGACAAGGAGCACAGCGGAACGATGCACGATGTGTGTCTGTATGCCAAGGTGCTGTAGGGATTAGAATCTATGAACTCATCCCCCATCCCCTTCTCTTGACAAGAGAAGGGGAGCAAGGCTTGCGCTGAGTGCTATACTGAGTATGTCGAAGTGCAAAGCCGAAGCGGGTTGAGTTTTCCAAATCAACTCATAACCAACCACGGAGACCCCATGGCCATCAAGCTTTACAACACCATGACCCGGAAAAAAGAGGAATTCATCCCCTTAAAGCCCAACCAGGCCGGAATCTATGCCTGCGGGCCCACCGTCTACAACTACGCCCACATCGGCAACCTGCGGACCTACGTGTTCGAGGACACTTTGCGCCGGATGTTCCAATACAACGGCTTTGCGCTCAACCACGTGATGAACATCACCGATGTGGACGACAAGACCATCCGCGACTCCCGGAAAGAGGGCGTCAGCCTGAAGGAGTTGACGGAAAGATACACTGATTATTTCTTCGAGGATTTCAGGTCGCTGAACATCCAGCGGCCCGACGTCGTTTGCAAGGCCACCGAGCACATAAAGGAAATGGTGGACCTGGTGCAGCGGCTGTCCGACAAGGGATACGCCTACAAAAGCGGGGACGGGGCCACCTACTTCAACATCGCCAAGTTTGCCGGCTACGGGAAACTTTCGGGCATCAGCCTGGAGGGACTCCAGGCCGGGGCCCGGGTGTCCAGCGACGAGTACGAGAAGGAGAGCCTTTTCGACTTTGCCCTTTGGAAGGCCTGGGACCAGAAGGACGGCGAGGTCTTCTGGGACTCGCCCTTCGGCAAGGGCCGTCCCGGATGGCACATCGAGTGCTCGGCCATGAGCACCAAGTACCTGGGCGAGACCTTTGACATCCATGTAGGGGCGGTAGACCTGATCTTTCCCCACCACGAGAACGAGATCGCCCAGACCGAGGCGGCCACCGGCAAGCCCTGGGTGCGGTGCTGGATGCACGCCGAGCACCTTTTGGTGGACGGGGGCAAGATGTCCAAATCGCTGAACAACTTTTTCCGGGTGATGGACCTTAAGGAAAAGGGATACGATCCCCTGGCTTACCGCTATTTCTGCTTTACCGGGCACTACCGCTCGCAATTGAACTTCACCTGGGAATCACTGACCGCGGCCCAGCGGGCGCTGGAGAATCTGAGAACTGAGATAGCTAAGCTAAGGGCGGACCCCACCCTTAATCCCTCCCCTCGAGGGGAGGGCGGGGGAGAGGTTTCCTTCAAGCAAAGATTCTTGGAGGCCATCAACGACGACCTGAACCTGCCCCAGGCTTTGGCGGTCTTATGGGACACGGTGAAGTCCCCGGATCTCAGTCCCGCCCAAAAACTGGCGCTGATCGGCGATTACGACCGGGTGCTGGGCCTGAACCTGTTGGACAGCAAGAAAGACTCGGGTCTTCCCGCGGAGGTGGAAAACCTCCTGCAGAAGCGCAAAGAGGCCCGGGCCGCCAAGGACTGGGCCGGCTCGGACGCCATCAGGGGACAGATCCTGGCCCTGGGCTACGTGGTGGAGGACGGCAAGGGCGGGCAGACGGTAAGGGAGAAGAAGTTCGGGGAGTGATGCCATTTCTCGCCACAGAGCGTTGCACTGAGTTTATCGAAGTGACGCAGAGACACAGAGCGGTCATTGCGAAATCACGTCATGCCTGGCTAAGGAAGCAATCGCTGTAAAACTGTATTGTCTGTCCGCCTTTATCGCTTGACAACTCCGGGCTTTTGCGGTAAAATCATAGTTTATCAACCAATTACGGCAACAATCATAAGTAATTTATCTTCAAATCTTTGATATACGGAGGTTAAAATAAAATGTCCGGACATTCCAAATGGGCCACTATCAAGCGCAAAAAGGCCGGCATTGACGCCGCCCGTGGGCAGGCCTTTACCCGGCTGATCAAGGAAATAACCATCGCCGCCCGCAACGGCGGCGGAGATCCCAACATGAACCCCCGCCTGCGCACCGCCATCCTGGCCGCCAAGGGCGCCAACATGCCGGCCGACAACATCGACCGGGCCATCAAAAAGGGCACCGGCGAGCTGGAGGGAGTGGTCTACGAAGAGGTGACCTACGAAGGCTACGGCCCCAACGGGGTGGCGGTGATGCTGGACACGGTCACCGACAACAAGAACCGCACCGCTTCGGAACTGCGCCATCTGCTGGCCAAGAACGGCGGCAACATGGGCTCCCAGGGCTGTGTGTCCTGGATGTTCGAAACCAAGGGGCTGATCTCGGTGGATTCCTCGGTTACCGACGAGGATACCCTGATGTCGATAGCCCTGGACGCCGGGGCCGATGATGTCCGGCCCGAGGAAGGTTCGTTCGAGATCCTGACCACCCCGGCCGCCTTTGAAGCGGTCAAAAAGGCCCTGGAGGACAAGAAGATCCCGGTGATCTCGGCCGAGGTCACCAAGCTGCCCCAGAACACGGTCCAGCTGGACTTCAGCCAGGCCACCACCATGATGAAGCTGATGGACGCGCTGGAGGAATTCGACGACACCCAGAAGGTCTACAGCAACTTTGACATCCCGGCCGACGTGATGGCCAAGCTGGATAAGTAAAAATATTTTTAACCACAAAGGCACTAAGACACCAAAACGCATCCACGTTTAACGTTATTACGTAATAACGGTTTTACGGTTATTTAGAGCCTTGGTGTCTTAGTGGTAAAATATGGTGATCCTCGGCATAGATCCCGGAAGCCATAAAACTGGGTACGGCCTGATAGAATGCGGCGGTAGCCAAAGCAAGGTAATAGCCCTCGGGTGCCTAAAGGCACGGCCGGGGGCTTCCCTTTCGGCCCGCCTGCTGACCATCCACCAGGGATTGAGCGGGATCATCCAAAAATACCGGCCCCAGGAAGCGGCGGTGGAGGCCACCTTTTACGGCAAGAACGTCCATAGCGCGCTGGTGATGGGCCACGCCAGGGGCGTCTGCCTGCTGGCGGTGGAACAGTCCGGCTGCAGACTTTTTGAGTATTCTCCGCTGGAGGTCAAGAAGGCCGTGGTGGGGCAGGGCCGGGCCGGAAAGGGCCAGGTGGGCTTCATGGTCCGGGCGCTGCTAGGTTTGAAGGTCAATCCACAGGAGGATGAGGCCGACGCTTTGGCGGTGGCGATGTGCCACATTCAACGCAGGCAATTTGCGGCCAAGGTAAAGGCCGTGGCAAAAGTTTGAAATGTTGGAAACTGTTTGAAAGGTTTGAAACGTTGTACCATCACATCAAAGGGACCCTGACCCACAAACACCCGGCCGAGGCGGTGCTGGAAGCCAACGGGGTGGGTTACCAGATCAGCATCTCCCTGAACACCTTTGAAAAACTGCCGGAGGCCGGCAACCAGGCCAAGC contains the following coding sequences:
- a CDS encoding DUF3795 domain-containing protein; the protein is MRQELFIAPCGMNCLLCLGYQREKNHCPGCNAPVGNLTKGRAACRIKLCPERLSGKRFCFSCAKFPCPRLKHLDKRYRTKYGMSMIENLQAIEKAGVKAFLQNEKIKWACPKCDSLLCVHRPLCQSCGGKNERYLGKTH
- a CDS encoding helix-turn-helix transcriptional regulator yields the protein MLSFNFAKIFAARGIVKPVPYLIEQGLSPNYATKIAHSRFIRLDLPRLERLCIILNCTPNDLLEWTPSAKNKANPEHPLYPLKREEEKMIKLAQTINSLPIESLDEVQQAVESIKEKKKSAR
- a CDS encoding alpha/beta hydrolase, with the protein product MSKLPAYYPFKSAQAREKYLEYYDQRARQWPVDSEERYVETSYGKTFVRVSGPPNAPALVLLPSANASSLIWFANVKGLSEHFRVYAVDNIYDVGRSINTKPFKRADDFTGWMDELFTGLALGDSVNLMGYSFGGWLSSRYALRHPERLRKLVLVAPPSTIIALPGEWAWRGIISALPHPYFMRRFLVNWLFEDLAKRQDAESRRITDMLITDATMSLKCYKMRMLVPPDVLTDGELREIKVPALFLVGQHEKIYPAAEAVKRLNAVAPQIRTEIIPNASHDLPISQTEVFDKKVIEFLEQ
- a CDS encoding SPFH domain-containing protein, with amino-acid sequence MAKIMEVIEFLDNTGNQMVHRVPEDGSGETKIGSQLVVRESQQAVFFRDGKALDVFGPGRHTLTTMNIPLLINVIKTVFDGKSPFRVEVCFVSTKVFTDLKWGTAEPIPFADEELKMIRLRSHGIYSVRIKDPQLFVNKLVGTQGLYTTEQIDNFLKTIVVSRLTDFLGDTYKSIFQVAQHYDELGTGLKARLQEDFGKYGLEAVDVYINAITPPEEVSAKIDERTGIAALGDMNTYLKYKAANAMGDAAKNESGNAGAGMGLGAGLGMGMMLPGMLQQAMASGQAAPCPKCQTPNMAGAKFCSNCGGTLAVAAAPAMAPCPKCGKPIAAGSKFCPECGEKLS
- a CDS encoding GNAT family N-acetyltransferase; protein product: MPTIQIRLNEIGDARRFYEILSNPNFTYFSANPKSVEDEENWLRASIKDMANGLQYSYSILCDGEVCGGVGVRINGTRKHIGEIGYFIEEKRWGQGIATEAVRLLEQKCFHELKLSRIEILMQPENAASEKVALKAGYVKEGLMKKVVEDKEHSGTMHDVCLYAKVL
- a CDS encoding cysteine--tRNA ligase; this encodes MAIKLYNTMTRKKEEFIPLKPNQAGIYACGPTVYNYAHIGNLRTYVFEDTLRRMFQYNGFALNHVMNITDVDDKTIRDSRKEGVSLKELTERYTDYFFEDFRSLNIQRPDVVCKATEHIKEMVDLVQRLSDKGYAYKSGDGATYFNIAKFAGYGKLSGISLEGLQAGARVSSDEYEKESLFDFALWKAWDQKDGEVFWDSPFGKGRPGWHIECSAMSTKYLGETFDIHVGAVDLIFPHHENEIAQTEAATGKPWVRCWMHAEHLLVDGGKMSKSLNNFFRVMDLKEKGYDPLAYRYFCFTGHYRSQLNFTWESLTAAQRALENLRTEIAKLRADPTLNPSPRGEGGGEVSFKQRFLEAINDDLNLPQALAVLWDTVKSPDLSPAQKLALIGDYDRVLGLNLLDSKKDSGLPAEVENLLQKRKEARAAKDWAGSDAIRGQILALGYVVEDGKGGQTVREKKFGE
- a CDS encoding YebC/PmpR family DNA-binding transcriptional regulator; the encoded protein is MSGHSKWATIKRKKAGIDAARGQAFTRLIKEITIAARNGGGDPNMNPRLRTAILAAKGANMPADNIDRAIKKGTGELEGVVYEEVTYEGYGPNGVAVMLDTVTDNKNRTASELRHLLAKNGGNMGSQGCVSWMFETKGLISVDSSVTDEDTLMSIALDAGADDVRPEEGSFEILTTPAAFEAVKKALEDKKIPVISAEVTKLPQNTVQLDFSQATTMMKLMDALEEFDDTQKVYSNFDIPADVMAKLDK
- the ruvC gene encoding crossover junction endodeoxyribonuclease RuvC, translated to MVILGIDPGSHKTGYGLIECGGSQSKVIALGCLKARPGASLSARLLTIHQGLSGIIQKYRPQEAAVEATFYGKNVHSALVMGHARGVCLLAVEQSGCRLFEYSPLEVKKAVVGQGRAGKGQVGFMVRALLGLKVNPQEDEADALAVAMCHIQRRQFAAKVKAVAKV